From the Saimiri boliviensis isolate mSaiBol1 chromosome X, mSaiBol1.pri, whole genome shotgun sequence genome, one window contains:
- the RTL5 gene encoding retrotransposon Gag-like protein 5, with protein MSEATGNLNSLRMANVALREELNALRGENANLGLQLGRALAEVNSLRGNVSSYIRWPVPIVPVLAEENLEFPLSEIEAIPGGELPFSCRPPPRAEPECISDDLLINVIQDCSNPDGPADPPLLPISPPPALPPPASKEPPPQPPLPPLQRPEIEPFSGDPVYLAEFLMQLETFIADHEDHFPGGAERVAFLISFFTGEAKDWAISVTQEGSPLHANFPRFLDEIRKEFCGPIPPRVAKKAIRKLRQGDCTLGSYADAFQFLAQFLSWDDCRLQNQFLKGLSEFFRKELLWSTEMADLDELILECVEIERKVRVPKPIPLPGVRNILFPFAPSPSEEESEDEEYYSEDEDQEAHRHRLHPKDQRKCIRAFQQEMKEKEEEEEMKKEEEIKKEEEEKEEEEEEEMKQKEEEEISNKNEEEGESKGEEDEDEDGGQTPEQEPGTEETYGEAEEEPLDEAQDDDLDELMEMEPTFVHASSQTSGPTSGYHAENFLGASPPIIQPSRRRNQNRVPLLEGLPGTNSPFYSSPPLIRRTGRLGQRQVRRRPPVLFRLTPRQGGHRAARGRIRV; from the coding sequence ATGTCTGAGGCGACAGGAAATCTCAACAGCCTCCGCATGGCGAATGTGGCCCTGCGTGAAGAATTAAATGCCCTTCGCGGGGAGAATGCCAATTTGGGCCTCCAGCTGGGAAGAGCCCTGGCGGAGGTTAATTCCTTGCGGGGCAATGTCTCGAGCTACATCCGCTGGCCAGTGCCCATAGTGCCCGTCCTAGCGGAGGAGAACTTGGAGTTCCCGCTCAGTGAGATCGAAGCCATTCCTGGGGGAGAGCTGCCCTTCTCGTGCCGGCCTCCCCCACGCGCGGAGCCCGAGTGTATCTCGGATGATCTTTTGATTAACGTGATCCAGGATTGCAGCAACCCCGACGGGCCCGCTGACCCTCCTCTGCTGCCCATCTCGCCCCCGCCGGCGCTGCCCCCGCCCGCGTCAAAGGAGCCGCCCCCGCAGCCCCCTCTGCCACCGCTGCAGCGGCCTGAGATAGAGCCCTTTTCAGGCGACCCAGTCTACCTAGCTGAATTCCTGATGCAGCTAGAGACCTTCATAGCCGACCATGAGGATCATTTCCCTGGGGGCGCCGAGCGGGTGGCCTTTCTGATCTCCTTTTTCACTGGCGAAGCCAAGGACTGGGCCATCTCGGTCACCCAGGAAGGAAGCCCCTTGCATGCCAACTTCCCGCGCTTCCTGGATGAAATCCGTAAGGAATTCTGTGGCCCCATCCCCCCACGTGTGGCTAAAAAGGCTATTCGCAAGCTCAGGCAGGGCGACTGTACCCTCGGCAGCTATGCAGATGCTTTTCAGTTCCTGGCTCAGTTCTTGTCTTGGGATGACTGCCGCCTCCAAAACCAATTCCTCAAAGGCCTGTCGGAATTCTTCCGCAAGGAGCTTTTATGGTCAACAGAAATGGCCGACCTGGATGAGCTGATTCTAGAATGTGTGGAGATAGAAAGAAAAGTGCGCGTCCCCAAGCCTATCCCGCTCCCTGGGGTTCGCAATATCCTCTTCCCTTTTGCTCCGAGTCCCAGTGAGGAAGAAAGTGAAGATGAAGAGTACTACAGTGAAGATGAAGACCAAGAGGCACACAGGCACAGGCTTCACCCCAAGGACCAGAGGAAGTGCATAAGGGCTTTTCAGCAAGagatgaaggagaaggaggaggaggaggagatgaagaaggaggaagaaatcaagaaggaagaggaggagaaggaggaagaggaggaagaggaaatgaaacagaaagaggaggaggagataaGCAACAagaatgaggaggaaggagagagtaagggtgaagaagatgaagatgaggatgGGGGCCAGACACCAGAGCAGGAGCCAGGGACTGAAGAGACCTATGGTGAGGCAGAGGAGGAGCCCCTGGATGAGGCCCAAGATGATGACCTAGATGAGCTGATGGAGATGGAGCCGACCTTTGTTCACGCGTCATCCCAGACTTCTGGTCCCACAAGTGGTTACCATGCCGAAAACTTCCTGGGTGCATCGCCTCCCATAATACAGCCCAGCAGACGGAGGAACCAGAATCGAGTCCCACTTCTGGAAGGCCTTCCAGGCACCAATTCACCATTCTACAGCTCACCCCCACTGATTCGCCGCACAGGTCGCTTGGGGCAACGCCAAGTTCGAAGACGGCCCCCTGTGCTTTTCCGCCTCACTCCGAGACAGGGAGGCCACCGAGCTGCTCGTGGCCGAATTCGAGTGTGA
- the NHSL2 gene encoding NHS-like protein 2 isoform X5 — MEIANSVTLFWSRGAAANSGRENATATAHSRSSWRQPVNVFLSSGRPPSVEELLREAQLNLQSLLQEEYEEHYSEARLLGQTFRSSDEAPEPTPNPRPQSARRLEFVLMPTKRQLSEDETTTQGVRAPEASLSLSTTADKQTAWNSFFPPPFLEEKRWPQPCSTQSDIVPINISGQQFDKHASLRHSLFNTETAVNPKSTLRRRRTIIGFSNFSQRDQGHSHSPAGTVAHSTTSDIRPSHSAPEGVHGRVADGQDARFPSLSSPVLKTPSSEPDEPHQAQSGPNPPGMESMGMVYSVPSSCNGPTESTSTSWKGDAFTYMTPSATSKNNQVNESGKNPSCGNSWVSVNTVPPLVPKEAATLLVARDNPAGCSGSAGYPERLIQRRHMTERPSKVGLLTSGTSRLETGPGGASRFRERSLSVPTDSGTADVDYDEEQKASEACALPFASTSSEGSNSADNIASLSAQQEAQHRRQRSKSISLRKAKKKPSPPTRSVSLVKDEPGLLPEALSKDQRPKSLCLSLEHQGRHSCHPDAQGHPAVPNLKDPEGTQFSHHWYLTDWKSGDTYQSLSSSSTATGTTVIECTQVQGSSESLASPSTSRATTPSQLSIEVEAREISSPGRPPGLMSPSSGYSSQSETPTPTVSMSLTMGHLPHASSSVRVRPVVPERKSSLPPMSPMERFSKSRLSFDLPLTSSPNLDLSGMSISIRSKTKVSRHHSETNFGAKLAQKTSPNQPIMPMVTQSDLRSVRLRSVSKSEPEDDIESPDCAEETRAEVFTLPERKMKPPVAEKPPVARRPPSLVHKPPSVPEEYPLTSPTLAMPPRSSIQHARQLPQDSYTVVRKPKSSSFPDGRSPGESTALSSLVFMPFASSSGAFFSGTQQPPQGSVEDEGPKVRALPERISLQSQEEAEKKKSKIPPPVPKKPSVLYLPLTSPTAQMEACVSEPRLSLSPIITLEEDAKCLPAGNDLQSPGQRMTSTPQADSEREASPLG, encoded by the exons ctgCTGCTAACTCGGGTCGGGAAAATGCGACAGCGACTGCCCACTCGAGGTCGTCATGGCGACAGCCAGTGAACGTGTTCCTCTCCTCGGGCAGGCCCCCGAGTGTAGAGGAGCTGCTTCGAGAGGCGCAGCTCAATCTCCAGAGCCTGTTGCAAG AAGAATATGAGGAACACTACTCGGAGGCCAGACTTCTGGGGCAGACCTTTCGCTCTTCTGATGAGGCCCCTGAGCCCACCCCCAACCCAAGGCCCCAGTCTGCCAGGCGTCTGGAGTTTGTATTGATG CCTACAAAACGGCAGCTGAGTGAGGATGAAACTACCACCCAGGGTGTGAGGGCCCCGGAGGCCTCCCTGAGCCTGTCTACCACAGCCGACAAGCAAACTGCCTGGAATAGCTTCTTCCCTCCGCCCTTCCTAGAGGAGAAGCGGTGGCCTCAGCCTTGCTCCACACAGTCTGACATTGTGCCCATCAACATCTCTG GGCAGCAGTTTGATAAACATGCAAGTTTGCGACACTCATTGTTTAACACAGAGACAGCCGTGAACCCCAAGTCCACCCTGAGGCGGAGGCGGACCATTATTGGATTCTCTAACTTTTCCCAGCGAGACCAAG GTCACAGCCACAGCCCAGCAGGCACTGTGGCCCACTCGACCACCTCCGACATCAGGCCCAGTCACTCAGCTCCGGAAGGGGTTCATGGAAGAGTTGCAGATGGTCAGGACGCTCGGTTCCCAAGCCTTTCCTCGCCAGTACTGAAAACTCCTTCCAGTGAGCCGGACGAACCTCACCAGGCACAGAGTGGCCCAAACCCTCCTGGCATGGAGAGCATGGGAATGGTGTACAGTGTCCCCAGTTCTTGCAATGGACCTACAGAatcaacctccacttcctggaaggGAGATGCTTTTACCTACATGACTCCAAGTGCCACCAGCAAGAACAATCAAGTCAATGAAAGTGGGAAAAATCCTTCCTGTGGGAATTCTTGGGTCTCTGTGAACACAGTCCCACCTCTGGTTCCTAAGGAGGCTGCTACTCTCCTTGTCGCTCGTGATAACCCAGCAGGATGCAGTGGGTCAGCTGGCTACCCTGAGCGCCTTATTCAGCGAAGGCACATGACAGAAAGACCCTCCAAGGTTGGCCTTCTGACCAGTGGGACCTCGAGGCTGGAGACAGGCCCCGGTGGAGCCAGCAGATTCCGGGAGCGGTCACTGTCTGTGCCCACAGACTCAGGCACCGCAGATGTTGACTATGATGAGGAGCAGAAGGCCAGTGAGGCCTGTGCCTTGCCTTTTGCCAGTACGAGCTCTGAGGGCAGTAACAGTGCTGACAACATCGCCTCCCTTAGTGCCCAACAAGAGGCCCAGCACAGAAGGCAGAGGTCCAAGAGTATCTCACTCAGGAAGGCCAAAAAGAAGCCTTCCCCACCCACACGCAGTGTCTCACTAGTCAAAGATGAGCCAGGCCTCTTGCCTGAAGCACTATCCAAGGACCAGAGGCCCAAGAGTCTTTGCCTCTCCTTGGAACACCAAGGACGTCACTCGTGCCACCCAGATGCTCAGGGTCACCCAGCTGTGCCAAACCTCAAAGATCCAGAAGGTACACAATTCTCCCACCACTGGTATCTTACTGACTGGAAGTCTGGTGACACTTACCAATCCCTGTCCAGCTCCAGCACTGCCACCGGCACCACAGTCATTGAGTGCACCCAAGTTCAGGGCAGCTCAGAGTCTCTTGCCTCGCCTTCCACCTCCAGAGCCACTACACCTTCCCAACTCTCCATTGAAGTGGAAGCTAGGGAGATATCCTCCCCAGGAAGGCCCCCGGGACTGATGTCACCCTCCAGTGGCTACTCCAGCCAGTCAGAGACACCAACTCCCACTGTTTCCATGTCCTTGACCATGGGCCACTTACCCCATGCAAGCAGCAGTGTCCGAGTACGTCCAGTGGTACCTGAGAGGAAATCATCGCTACCCCCAATGTCACCAATGGAGAGATTTTCCAAGTCACGGCTATCATTTGACCTACCACTGACCTCTTCACCCAACCTGGATCTGTCTGGGATGAGTATCTCCATCCGAAGCAAAACCAAGGTGAGTCGGCATCACTCAGAGACAAATTTTGGTGCCAAGCTGGCCCAGAAAACTAGTCCCAACCAGCCAATCATGCCTATGGTTACTCAGTCCGACCTACGTTCTGTTCGCCTGAGGTCGGTCAGCAAGTCTGAGCCGGAAGATGACATTGAGAGCCCTGACTGTGCCGAGGAAACCAGAGCAGAAGTCTTCACCTTgccagagagaaagatgaaaCCTCCCGTAGCTGAGAAGCCTCCAGTGGCCCGAAGGCCTCCAAGCTTGGTTCACAAGCCACCATCTGTCCCCGAGGAGTACCCACTAACTTCGCCAACCTTGGCTATGCCCCCCAGGAGCTCAATTCAACATGCGAGACAACTCCCTCAAGACAGCTACACGGTGGTGCGGAAACCAAAGTCCTCCAGCTTCCCAGATGGCAGAAGCCCTGGGGAGTCAACAGCACTCTCATCTCTTGTTTTCATGCCTTTTGCCAGTTCCTCTGGTGCTTTCTTCTCAGGAACACAGCAGCCTCCCCAGGGAAGTGTGGAGGACGAGGGCCCCAAGGTGAGAGCCTTGCCTGAAAGAATTAGCCTCCAGAGCCAGGAAGaagctgagaaaaagaaaagcaagattcCACC